The Phaseolus vulgaris cultivar G19833 chromosome 5, P. vulgaris v2.0, whole genome shotgun sequence genomic interval TTAATTTCAAAGTGTCTCCTAGTCGAAATCATAAATTATGGAACAACCAGTAGACATTCTTTATTTAGTGATCTCTGCCACACATGACTCTCAATAATCTTTTGTATATGTTTCACTGTTCCTTAACAATCACTTTCTGAGTCACCCTAAGATGAGTAGCACACTGTTTGTGTCGCAGGAATCATATACAATTTGTTTAAATGCTAACATGCTTTCATGAAAGGATTATGGTTCCTTTCCACCTAACCAATAAATGCAGCAATTTTGTATGGTGAAGATGGAAATCGAATTTCCCTCCCACGATgtgataaataatattttacatgcTCATCAAAAAAGTGATTTGCATCTAATACCTCTCTAAAAGTCCTGATGATGGACTTCTGCCTTCTCCGTATTGCTCAAACAAGTATTTTACAATATCACCTGCAGTAAGACACCAAAGAGTAGAAAGATTGAAGAGGGGGAAACACACAATCAGCATTAGTTTAGAGGTTGGAATTAAGACTACAATTGCATTTACTATTTAAATGACAAACTCTAGTTCACAACATTAAAGGATTGAAAATGAACTAGTTAAAATCCTTTACTAACACAACTGAAACAGAACAAAATGGAAGTTTAGGTAAGAAAATGCAGATAGGAGTAATAAACCTTTAACATGAATCAACCTAAACCAGTAAACAACTATAAAAATGGTGCTTATTTATGTCATTGCCTCAAAACAGGACAATCAGAAACCATTTGGAGAAAGAGCAGCGAGAGACTTGCTTGCTTACCACTTTCATACATAGAAAtacccttttttttatcaatgagGAAAGgaaacctgcaaaagaacatcattgcaacatattttaaatagaaataacATTTGAAAAGACAAGCACAACATCAAACTATTTCACTAGTATTAAACATGTTGCAAGatacaaataagaaaaaaaaaaatgtaaaagaaaatgaaatctGTCTTGTAGCAATTGCTTCTTCATCAGGATTAATCGGCATATAATACAACAAGTGATATACTGACAAAATTGAGACATGATACCAAAAAActgattttaaattttcaaagttCCGTACTACTGCAAGAAAATTCATTCACATATCAAAGAAACAATATATGATGGAGAGCTGCGTACTGTTCTTTGCCACCTGTTATGCTGACCACCTCTCTGTGTCTTACAGAACCCTTAGGACATGGATAAACCTGTCGATGACACCCACAGGAGTAATATTAGGAGAGCCGATTCACAAAAATCAACCAGAAATCAGTTTCTCACAATCTCTTATCATAACTGAGTATATTACTGAATGATTAACATTAATTTTCATACAAAATAAAATCTTTTCCCTTGAACTTTAGCAAAGTTCAATGCAAGCCATACTGCCATTCAGCACTTTCTTGTAATTCAGCATTCTAAAACTCAACTATGGAAGAGAGTAGACATAGACCCCAAATTTGTAGGAGTATACCTTATTGGTAACAAAAAATAGCACTCCATTGAAACAGAAAAAACTCAGTCTAGGGAAGGGAGTATTGGATACTGAATGTGGTGgtaagtgtgtgtgtgtgaagcaTTCATAGCTAACCTCTACAGAAAGATCTAGTTCAGTCAAAGCTTCTCGGACCCTTCTACAAAAGGGGCACGCCTctgttaaaaaataatgtttaaaagATTTAAGATGGGACAATCACAAAattcaacaataaaataaaatcagagCAATATGTAAGTGATCAAAAACCAAAACATGTTTGAGAATCATAGTATGAATAGTGTTAATAAAATTGAGGCCACATGGTGCTTTAGCAATAGTAATAGTAATagacttaaaataaataaacttgtGGATGTTAatcaatttcaataattaaGTCAAAGAAGAAACATACGTTTGCCTATTATTAACAAAAGCAATAGCATCATCAAGGGTTCTTCCTAAACCTTTCTAGAGTGGAAGAGGCGTACCAAATTCAAAAAGCTGCAAACTAAAAGGATGTTCTGAAGTGATTTCTTTGCAGAGTGAAGTCTCAGCTATGGATTTGTTTCCCCATGCAAACCTTGACAAGCTAGCCAAGGAAGATGTCGCTAGCTACCATTCATCAACAAAACGTAAAGGTAAGTCTGATATGAGGTGCATGCAGAATCTAAAGAATGATTTGCATAAATTTGTCAGAGACTTCATTACATGGCCCCCAGCTCCACATCACAGGGACAATGAttgttttcatataatttttcatatacCTCCTAGACTCGGATAGGTTTCTTAAATGTCGGACACACTTATCAAACACACTTACACTTTAAATGTCGGACACACTTATCAAACACACTGACACTCGTGGAATCATATCCGAAAAATgtagaatttaaaaatatttgttaaatttttaacaatttttacaCGGACTTAATGATTTTAAGGCAATTACTGCTACTTAAGACCTCTGAGAAATCACCTCGAAAGGGAGATTGCGTGGTTGAGAAGGATCCTTTCCCTGCCAGAATCAATAAATAAAGAAGCCATTGTGAACTGTCAATCATAACTGGTAGAGAAAAGCATAGAAAAAGTGAATTAGTATGCATACAGAGAAGAGCGTGAGTAGGGGacagagaaaagaaagaagggAGGTGGGTGTAGACGATGATGGCGACGCATCTGATTTTGATTTTGCAACGATTCTGAGTCTCTGCGAGGCCCAATTCCTATTCCCCCATTGAAGGCTCTTGGCAGTGGTTGAAGGTGTGGAGATGAACAGTGGGAGAACGGAGCCCAGCGACATGCCTCTGCTTCTCTTCACCACACCCAACTTATGTCCCACACTGCCCAAAATAATATTCTGCTTCTTAGGTTTTAGTTATTTAAACACTTATTTTTACCTTATCCAATGTGAAATTAAAATCTTCTGTGATTATTGAGTTGGTTAAAACTCTCACATAGTTTAAATATAGTTTATAAAGTAAATATAGaatgaaattttgaaattaagaaataaattatattaattaattattaattatattaaaaatagtgTTCATGTGGATACTTTGATTTGGTCAGTGTGTTTGTTGGAGTCTGGTGAGTGAAAGGCTGAACGGAGTGAGTATTATGTGAATCAGTTACTGAGTTGAGAAGATGAGAGCAGTGAGTCTCTGGCGGAAACAACCGTTTTCATTGGCATGTCGATGTTGCAGTCGCACATTCGTCGCCGATTCCGCTTCCAAGCTCCAAATCTTCGATCGCCAACGGAAGCGCGCACAGCGCGACCGAGCCGCGTGGTTTTCGCCGGCACAGGATCCTCTCCTTCACTCCGTCTCTCAGAACCTCGTGGATCGCTTGCAGGTGAGGTTAAGGTTGGTGGTCACATTCTCTTTCCGATTTCAATTCCGATTCCGATTCTCTTTCTTCAGGACTGCAAGAAGACTTTTCCAACCGCACTGTGTTTGGGAGGCTCCTTGCAACCTATCGTCAGCTCTCTTTCCACTCCTCCGGTTAACGGTAGCAATTTAACGATCCATCACTCTCTTGACATCCTGTTAAGTTGCATTGCTTCATTCTTCATTCATTGCTTCATTCCTCATTCATTGCTTCATTCCTCATTCGTTGCTTCATTCATCATTCATTGCTTCGTCTCAGGTGGCGTGGAAAAGCTTATTGTCATGGATGCCTCCTATGATATGGTTCAAGCTTGTAGGAATACTCGCCGTGCCTCATCCGACAATGCCGTCAAGACAGAATTTCTGGTTGCTGACGAAGAGTTCCTGCCTATTAAAGAGAGGTGATCCAATTTTcgattcttatttatttttttggtttctCAACTTGTGGTAGGCTGTCAATTTAGTTCTTCAAAGAACGAAAAACCTGATTTAGTTACtgattacttaaaaaatataattagtttctGGATATTATAGCTTAAAGACAAATTGTCGTGTCAAATTGGGACTAAATCTTATTATTTGTTCTTTTATGGACTAATTGATCGTGGCTTGCACATTATCTATCCAATTGGGCATTTGTCTTGTTTATTTCATATGTCAgggttttctgttttttttattgtttgaattattattgatattggTTTGCAGCTCTGTGGATTTGGTTGTTAGTTGCTTGGGACTACACTGGACTAATGATCTTCCTGGAGCAATGATACAGGTTTTTATTCCTCTTGTTTGTGGCTTCTTTGTGTCTAAGTTGGTTCTTTTCTAATGGTGTGTTCAACAAAAGTTAATGTTCACAGAAAAAGCATAAAGTGATTGCAAATTGTTTGGTACATTTGTTTAGATATTTACAATA includes:
- the LOC137834575 gene encoding uncharacterized protein isoform X3; the encoded protein is MSLGSVLPLFISTPSTTAKSLQWGNRNWASQRLRIVAKSKSDASPSSSTPTSLLSFLCPLLTLFSGKDPSQPRNLPFELATSSLASLSRFAWGNKSIAETSLCKEITSEHPFSLQLFEFEACPFCRRVREALTELDLSVEVYPCPKGSVRHREVVSITGGKEQFPFLIDKKKGISMYESGDIVKYLFEQYGEGRSPSSGLLESTIFTGWMPTILRAGRGMTRWVYSRPDPPPGKLELFSYENNPVPFFIDHSTGFQSGDCTTILSYLFETYSTVIL
- the LOC137834575 gene encoding uncharacterized protein isoform X1, which translates into the protein MSLGSVLPLFISTPSTTAKSLQWGNRNWASQRLRIVAKSKSDASPSSSTPTSLLSFLCPLLTLFSGKDPSQPRNLPFELATSSLASLSRFAWGNKSIAETSLCKEITSEHPFSLQLFEFEACPFCRRVREALTELDLSVEVYPCPKGSVRHREVVSITGGKEQFPFLIDKKKGISMYESGDIVKYLFEQYGEGRSPSSGLLESTIFTGWMPTILRAGRGMTRWVYSRPDPPPGKLELFSYENNPKARIVREALCELELPYILQNVGEGSHRMNLLLDASGSKEVPFFIDHSTGFQSGDCTTILSYLFETYSTVIL
- the LOC137834575 gene encoding uncharacterized protein isoform X2 codes for the protein MSLGSVLPLFISTPSTTAKSLQWGNRNWASQRLRIVAKSKSDASPSSSTPTSLLSFLCPLLTLFSGKDPSQPRNLPFELATSSLASLSRFAWGNKSIAETSLCKEITSEHPFSLQLFEFEACPFCRRVREALTELDLSVEVYPCPKGSVRHREVVSITGGKEQFPFLIDKKKGISMYESGDIVKYLFEQYGEGRSPSSGLLESTIFTGWMPTILRAGRGMTRWVYSRPDPPPGKLELFSYENNPKARIVREALCELELPYILQNVGEGSHRMNLLLDASGSKEEDYEH
- the LOC137834574 gene encoding putative methyltransferase At1g22800, mitochondrial — protein: MRAVSLWRKQPFSLACRCCSRTFVADSASKLQIFDRQRKRAQRDRAAWFSPAQDPLLHSVSQNLVDRLQDCKKTFPTALCLGGSLQPIVSSLSTPPVNGGVEKLIVMDASYDMVQACRNTRRASSDNAVKTEFLVADEEFLPIKESSVDLVVSCLGLHWTNDLPGAMIQSRLALKPDGLFLAAILGGETLKELRIACTLAQMEREGGISPRVSPLAQVRDAGNLLTRAGFTLPGVDVDEYIVKYESALELIEHLRAMGETNALSQMNNILKRDTALATAAIYDSMFSSEDGTVPATFQVIYMTGWREHSSQQKAKRRGSATVSFKDIQKQFGSQS